A window of Saccharomyces eubayanus strain FM1318 chromosome XII, whole genome shotgun sequence contains these coding sequences:
- the MRPL15 gene encoding mitochondrial 54S ribosomal protein mL57 has product MISISGSFRRPVTALNCNFQSIRSVIYLHKGPRINGLRRDPESYLRNPSGVLFTEIQVKECQDKVRSILQLPKYGINLSNELILQCLTHKSFAHGSKPYNEKLSLLGSQFLKLQTSIHSLKNDPPTESRENGPLSLQFNNLGTKFAKELTSKKTASAFIKSHNLSPFIFWKMKDPLKDGQINGETTIFASVLNAFIGAILSTNGSERASKFIDGSLLDKGDLHSLTNIANENVASTKTTIPIKEKENEATL; this is encoded by the coding sequence ATGATATCGATATCGGGTTCTTTCAGGAGACCGGTTACTGCTTTGAACTGTAATTTCCAGAGCATTCGATCGGTTATATATCTTCATAAGGGTCCAAGAATTAATGGTTTGAGACGAGATCCAGAGTCGTATTTGAGAAACCCTAGTGGAGTGCTTTTCACCGAAATCCAGGTAAAGGAATGCCAGGATAAGGTCAGATCCATACTACAATTACCCAAGTACGGAATAAATCTCTCTAACGAGCTGATTTTGCAATGCTTAACTCACAAATCGTTTGCACACGGTTCCAAACCGtacaatgaaaaactgAGTTTGCTAGGTTCacagtttttgaaacttcaAACATCTATTCACTCTTTAAAAAACGATCCGCCCACGGAAAGCCGCGAGAATGGACCACTTTCCTTGCAGTTCAATAATTTGGGCACAAAATTTGCCAAGGAATTGACGTCCAAAAAGACAGCATCGGCATTCATCAAATCACACAATCTGAGCCCTTTCATATtctggaaaatgaaagaccCATTGAAAGACGGCCAAATAAATGGCGAAACCACGATATTTGCCAGTGTCTTAAATGCATTCATTGGCGCGATTTTATCCACTAATGGTTCGGAAAGGGCTTCCAAATTCATCGATGGAAGTTTACTGGATAAGGGAGATCTCCACTCGTTGACCAACATTGCTAATGAGAATGTTGCATCTACAAAGACAACTATACCgataaaggaaaaggaaaatgaagctACCCTGtag
- the SPH1 gene encoding Sph1p, translated as MTSSELTNDQIIDLITDYKNFKRIIETSVSKDNRRRNSCGGNNNNLSKLSDTQFWQLATDVNNELMKRLTNSNVDEDDHGLKRGKAQSKLSRLNDSKFDNLIYDIFTEIEERKLHDLNKMSHFDTMGKGEFNFYFNDSLFESININDNCISASGIVPMEAFRELRSQFVLYFQNTLHQVHPTDATAPLPILLETVFNIASLINEVLPLLLSPSLPEPLEKEIVYLKSALSHTITSTRYYLTFGDLVPRIVIQSSISELIFAFCNIVQIVKIKPTSPPHVALPSEKKLDDGETAMKPLKIIEKLKNEEVGKEALGKGASDLDGSSSPGKVSTVEPGNSMDESKINTPQPISSISKTDVVVNGKSHQINEADDSSPCNRKIDSKLVLNLNNPKNPSTVKNKLSSRDDLNVSSPLDKVLPSIGQSRQHHRLSPPNSHIINKSPAETTKHKEILSFSDVPESPTAARMRRFKEKLQHFGSSSGLGFRISTSDEDVKNSEVKKSTPKISTGELLEFVEGKTTIVVPMVQGILSGIQDSKSKNFEGARPISALCQDSVKLTPILKTMIDMTTEVMTQQNSKSYLNKHANWIVKGLTDCSKRLTSLCSGGHTLLKVSDKHFYQKLAGILFDVVKCAKELVKCVEKASGRVAL; from the coding sequence atgactAGTTCAGAATTAACGAATGACCAAATCATAGATCTCATAACAGATTATAAGAATTTTAAAAGAATTATAGAAACTTCCGTGTCTAAAGATaatcgaagaagaaactcATGCGGCggcaataacaacaatctATCAAAGTTATCAGATACGCAGTTTTGGCAGCTAGCGACGGATGTGAACAATGAACTGATGAAGAGATTGACAAACTCGAACgtagatgaagatgatcaTGGTTTGAAAAGAGGTAAAGCGCAATCAAAACTATCCCGACTGAACGACTCCAAGTTCGATAACTTGATCTATGACATCTTCACGGAAATTGAAGAGAGGAAACTGCATGATTTGAACAAGATGAGTCATTTTGACACAATGGGTAAGGGCGAGTtcaatttttattttaatgATTCATTATTTGAGTCGATTAATATAAACGATAACTGTATAAGTGCAAGCGGTATCGTGCCCATGGAAGCGTTCCGGGAGTTGCGTTCACAATTCGTACTTTACTTTCAAAATACGCTCCACCAAGTTCACCCCACAGATGCAACTGCACCTTTACCAATTCTTCTAGAGACTGTATTCAATATAGCAAGTCTAATCAACGAAGTTTTACCACTCCTGTTATCGCCTTCATTACCGGAGCCtttagaaaaggaaatcgTGTACTTGAAAAGTGCCCTGTCACATACAATCACTTCAACAAGGTATTACCTTACGTTTGGGGACCTAGTACCACGTATTGTGATTCAATCATCTATTTCAGAACTAATTTTTGCGTTTTGCAATATCGTTCAGATTGTCAAGATCAAACCCACTTCACCACCACATGTTGCATTGCCtagtgaaaagaaattggatgaTGGGGAAACTGCGATGAAACCATTGAagattattgaaaaactgaaaaatgaGGAAGTTGGTAAAGAAGCTTTAGGAAAGGGTGCTAGTGATCTCGACGGTTCTTCATCCCCCGGAAAAGTCAGTACAGTAGAACCGGGGAATTCAATGgatgaatcaaaaatcaaCACACCGCAGCCGATTTCCAGCATTAGCAAAACTGATGTAGTTGTTAATGGCAAATCGCATCAAATAAATGAAGCGGATGATTCCTCGCCATGCAATAGAAAGATAGATTCAAAGTTGGTTCTAAACCTAAACAATCCCAAAAATCCATCAACAGTCAAAAATAAGTTGTCTTCGCGAGATGATTTGAATGTTTCAAGCCCTCTCGATAAGGTGCTACCATCAATCGGTCAATCTCGACAACATCACCGGTTGTCACCACCGAATTCACACATCATCAACAAGTCACCGGCAGAAACGACGAAGCATAAAGAGATTTTAAGTTTTTCAGATGTACCTGAATCACCAACTGCAGCCAGGATGAGACgatttaaagaaaaactacaaCATTTCGGCTCTAGCTCTGGCCTCGGTTTCAGGATTTCTACTTCAGATGAAGACgtgaaaaattcagaagtaaagaaaagcaCGCCCAAGATTAGTACAGGTGAACTTCTAGAATTTGTAGAGGGTAAAACAACCATTGTGGTCCCAATGGTCCAGGGCATTTTAAGCGGTATCCAAGATTCTAAATCTAAGAATTTTGAGGGCGCAAGGCCGATTTCAGCATTATGTCAAGATTCCGTCAAGTTAACTCCCATATTGAAAACGATGATTGATATGACTACAGAGGTAATGACCCAACAGAATTCTAAATCATATTTAAACAAGCACGCTAACTGGATAGTTAAAGGGCTAACGGACTGCTCGAAAAGGCTAACAAGTTTATGCAGTGGTGGACACACCCTCTTAAAGGTCAGCGATAAACATTTCTATCAAAAATTAGCGGGTATCCTGTTCGATGTGGTCAAATGCGCTAAGGAATTGGTTAAATGCGTGGAAAAGGCGAGTGGCCGCGTAGCGCTGTAG
- the NKP2 gene encoding Nkp2p, translating into MDSEQLLHHYVSDSLLTTLVPFHEFKQLLRPHTSDEQQLRRWYGLLQARDAQAVATLQARIKQFFVGLRSRLLRVLETDQQAHSVSLEMLIDTLYKINDVLLQHLQGLDGAIHEKALALAQFEKMVRSSAARDSAIPGLLQIIQSYINLLEARQ; encoded by the coding sequence ATGGACTCCGAACAACTGCTGCACCACTACGTCTCGGACTCGCTACTGACCACCCTAGTCCCATTCCACGAGTTTAAGCAGCTCCTGCGCCCACATACGAGCGATGAGCAGCAGCTGCGTCGCTGGTACGGGCTGCTCCAGGCCAGAGACGCACAGGCGGTCGCCACCCTGCAAGCACGGATCAAGCAGTTCTTCGTGGGCTTGCGCTCAAGACTGCTGCGGGTCCTGGAGACTGACCAGCAGGCCCACTCCGTCAGCCTCGAGATGCTTATCGATACTCTTTACAAGATCAACGACGTGTTGCTGCAGCACCTACAAGGCCTGGACGGCGCCATTCACGAGAAAGCTCTGGCGCTGGCGCAATTCGAAAAAATGGTCCGGTCATCAGCAGCTAGGGACAGCGCCATTCCGGGTTTACTACAAATTATACAGTCTTATATCAATCTACTGGAGGCCAGACAGTGA
- the EST2 gene encoding telomerase reverse transcriptase, whose protein sequence is MKSLSEFIHDKLDIDSETNALHHDILKYGQYNGLNELLTTCFILPNSKKVALPSIAGDLNHKSVIDQCIIHLLTGDFFNNVLTFGYRIARNENVDNSLFCHSTNVSATLLKSSTWKLFHSLIGTHAFVDLLINYTVIQFNGKFFTQIVGNRCNEPHLPPKWAKKLSSPLDTTLQIKQLMAPITNKSFLHRLKINSPNIFPYGRILPSSSTINKLTELRDAVFPPNLVKIPLSVKIRIDITLQKLLNRHKRLNYVSVLNNICPQLKENASELPHLNFQLPQGQVLKFLIVILQKLLPQEMFGSKRNKSKIIQNLHSLLGLPLNGQLPFGDLLKKIRLKDFQWLMVSGVSFTKQNFENSNLLMIFFVSWLFRHLIPKIIQTFFYCTEISSTVKIIFFRHDMWNILVTPFLAEYSQKYLTENTVCRNHNSYTLSNFNHSRMRIIPKKSNNEFRIIAIPCRGADEEEFAIYKENHKKTVAPTQKILEYLRKKRPTSFTKIYSPTQISDHVEKFKQVLLKKFDNVLPALYFMKFDVKSCYDSIPRTKSMNIIKRALKDENGFFVRSQSFFNTNTGVLRLVDVVNASRTPKPHELYIDNVRTVHLSNQDVINVIEMEMFKTSLWIQDKCYLREDGLFQGSSLSAQIVDLVYDDLLESYDEFKASPNQNTLVLRIADDFLIISTDQQQIINIKNLAMRGFENYNAKANEDKIITVSSQSNNDIIIQFCAMHIFIKELEIWKHSSTMNVFNVRSNSSKKIFRRLISLFNTRVSYKTINYNLNSTATVLMQIYYIVKNISEGYKSAFKDLPINDTQNVQFSSFLSCIIEMTLDICPATKYDLFTEYEVRYTILSGFLENLFSNTSKFKNNIDYLKGEIQSLQVCI, encoded by the coding sequence ATGAAAAGTTTGAGCGAATTCATTCACGACAAGCTTGACATTGATTCAGAAACAAACGCCCTTCATCACGATATTTTAAAATATGGTCAATATAATGGCCTTAATGAACTTTTAACTACGTGTTTCATACtgccaaattcaaagaaagtCGCACTACCGTCCATTGCCGGTGACCTAAACCATAAATCTGTCATAGACCAATGCATaattcatcttttaacGGGGGACTTCTTTAACAACGTGCTGACATTTGGCTATAGAATAGCTAGAAACGAAAATGTCGATAACAGTCTTTTTTGTCATTCTACAAATGTTAGCGCCACTTTGTTGAAAAGCAGCACTTGGAAATTATTCCATAGTTTGATCGGTACCCATGCGTTTGTTGATTTGTTAATCAATTATACAGTGATTCAGTTTAAtggtaaatttttcacGCAAATTGTGGGTAATAGGTGCAATGAACCTCATTTGCCGCCTAAATGGGCTAAAAAATTGTCATCACCATTGGATACCACTCTGCAGATTAAGCAACTAATGGCACCAATAACGAACAAATCATTTCTGCATAGGCTCAAAATAAACTCTCCTAATATCTTTCCTTATGGCAGAATCCTTCCATCGTCATCAACCATTAATAAATTAACCGAGTTAAGAGATGCTGTCTTCCCTCCAAATTTGGTTAAAATTCCTCTGAGTGTAAAAATACGAATCGATATAACTTTACAAAAGCTATTAAATAGACATAAACGTTTGAATTATGTTTCTGTTTTGAATAACATTTGCCCGCAGCTGAAGGAAAATGCATCGGAATTACCTCATCTAAATTTCCAATTACCGCAAGGCCAAGTTCTGAAATTCTTAATCGTTATTCTACAAAAGCTACTACCTCAAGAAATGTTTGGTTCAAAGCGGAACAAAAGTaaaattattcaaaatcTACACTCTTTATTAGGTCTGCCTTTAAATGGTCAGTTACCATTTGgtgatttgttgaaaaaaataaggcTAAAGGATTTTCAATGGTTGATGGTTTCTGGTGTTTCATTCACTAAgcaaaactttgaaaattctaatctgttgatgattttttttgtttcttggcTCTTTAGGCACTTGATTCCCAAAATCATTCAGACCTTCTTTTATTGCACTGAGATATCTTCCACCGTGaaaatcattttctttagaCATGATATGTGGAATATACTTGTAACTCCATTCCTTGCAGAGTACTCTCAAAAATACCTTACTGAAAATACTGTGTGCAGAAACCACAACAGTTACACTCTGTCTAATTTTAACCACAGCAGGATGAGAAtcataccaaaaaaaagtaacaaTGAGTTCCGGATTATCGCGATTCCATGTAGAGGtgcagatgaagaagaattcgCGATTTACAAGGAAAATCATAAAAAGACTGTAGCTCCTACTCAAAAAATACTCGAGTacttaagaaaaaagaggcCAACTAGCTTCACTAAAATTTATTCGCCAACCCAAATCTCAGATCATGTAGAAAAATTTAAGCAAGTTCTCCTGAAGAAATTTGATAATGTCTTACCAGCATTGtattttatgaaatttGATGTCAAGTCATGTTATGATTCCATACCAAGAACGAAATCTATGAATATAATAAAGAGAGCtttgaaagatgaaaatggaTTTTTTGTGAGATCacaatctttttttaatacTAACACGGGTGTACTAAGGCTAGTAGATGTGGTCAATGCTAGTAGAACACCAAAACCTCACGAACTGTATATAGATAATGTGAGAACAGTTCATTTATCTAACCAGGATGTTATAAACGTTATAGAGATGGAAATGTTTAAGACGTCTTTGTGGATCCAAGATAAATGTTACTTAAGAGAAGATGGGCTCTTTCAAGGCTCAAGTTTATCCGCACAAATAGTAGACTTGgtgtatgatgatcttttgGAGTCCTACGATGAGTTCAAAGCCAGTCCCAACCAGAACACATTGGTCTTAAGAATAGCCGACGATTTCCTCATAATATCAACTGATCAACAGCAGATtataaatatcaaaaatcttGCAATGCGCGGGTTTGAAAATTATAATGCTAAAGCCAATGAAGACAAAATTATAACTGTGAGCTCCCAATCaaataatgatattattatccAGTTTTGTGCCATGCATATATTCattaaagaattggaaatcTGGAAACACTCGAGTACGATGAATGTATTCAACGTTCGTTCGAACTctagcaaaaaaatatttcgaaGACTAATATCGTTATTTAACACAAGAGTTTCCTATAAAACCATAAATTATAACTTGAACTCAACCGCTACTGTCCTCATGCAAATTTACTATATCGTAAAAAACATTTCGGAAGGCTACAAATCTGCCTTTAAGGACCTGCCTATTAACGACACGCAAAATGTACAATTCTCTTCATTCTTGTCGTGCATAATTGAAATGACATTGGACATCTGCCCAGCTACGAAATATGATCTTTTTACTGAGTATGAGGTGCGATACACTATATTGAGCGGGTTCCTGGAAAACCTTTTTTCGAACACatcaaaattcaaaaataatattgatTATTTGAAAGGGGAGATTCAATCTCTGCAAGTGTGTATATAG
- the BUD6 gene encoding formin-mediated actin nucleation enhancer has translation MAADESAYGASKIKRTASSSSSIETTVTKLLMSTKHLLQILTQWSKGSTSGKLVSDAYVQLGNDFKVVSKFFTHAKVDMSDVGDVPMALRRVLEVTLREPPSDETLNKHLPKIREIIVTLLDKLKVKQAILKNMQQEHRISIKSHHQQNPSFTSNLSLGSEGTREGTPLSSRKSSIIHDQRRSASKVDTNEVKVNHSSIEVPSVSPPKANLVHPVIKPSSKSNESSVSDDDDALSQLKKGTNLQRRASKRYSAYHMAKLTNQSTTEAAAAAGLTSVPSPSMLHLEETVRKSKLYGNTSNDDNINTSVENNNNGADDTSVVNPETYLKSPSMKSPSMKAAFSTENVNASPQRLSSVVTTSPGKIVNGACPIFLKVGDKIKKCHIQLPTTKKALRLLFVERFTYSPGANAFPDIYIMDPHYGIFYELEEQNLHEVKAGFVIELKLEEDSTNNIKNLFDTIKAEISKSQNDIIRRIKEINVSSGTANEHKTTPQPGLDVENSKSTIADKKDDKSVKDIQYELGKIKQVHNNNRSHIDETIINILKKVDKFKSLSFSTKNSSNRIYMEKSQTELGDLSDTLLSRVDDLQDVIEIMRKDVAERRSQPAKKKLETVCRDLDNAQTDLARLQEFIDTEKPHWKKTWEAELDKVCEEQQFLTLQEELILDLNEDLGKALETFDLIKLCCEEQEKNPSRSKNNPILPIMRPGTFSQVREQVMVAVQSLNPDHDGRVEAIDKAEKMWQMERKLKASNEFDEELETFVGSSNLKKSGGFEEVERIRKQKDEANLRANFKPGFS, from the coding sequence ATGGCTGCGGATGAATCGGCTTATGGTGCCTcgaaaattaaaagaacTGCGTCTAGTAGCAGTAGTATCGAAACAACAGTAACAAAGTTGCTAATGTCAACTAAGCATCTTCTCCAAATTCTGACTCAATGGTCCAAAGGATCAACTTCCGGTAAATTGGTATCTGACGCATACGTTCAGCTCGGTAATGACTTCAAAGTCGTGTCGAAGTTCTTCACGCACGCTAAAGTTGATATGTCGGATGTGGGTGATGTTCCAATGGCTTTGAGACGTGTTTTGGAGGTAACCTTGAGGGAACCACCATCTGACGAAACTTTGAACAAGCACCTACCAAAAATCAGAGAAATCATAGTCACGCTTTTGGACAAACTGAAAGTTAAACAAGCtattttaaagaatatgCAACAGGAGCATCGGATAAGTATAAAATCGCATCATCAACAAAATCCTTCATTTACTAGCAATCTTTCCTTAGGAAGCGAAGGTACCCGCGAAGGGACTCCACTAAGTAGTAGAAAAAGTAGTATTATACACgatcaaagaagaagcgcTTCAAAAGTAGATACGAATGAGGTAAAGGTAAATCACTCTTCGATAGAGGTGCCATCAGTCTCACCACCCAAGGCAAATTTGGTCCATCCAGTAATTAAGCCGTCTTCAAAATCCAACGAATCAAGCGTATCagacgacgatgatgcGCTTTCTCAATTAAAGAAAGGCACTAATCTGCAAAGAAGAGCATCAAAGAGATATTCAGCATATCATATGGCTAAATTGACTAACCAGTCCACTACAGaggctgctgctgctgccggTCTTACATCAGTGCCATCCCCTTCAATGTTGCATCTCGAAGAAACTGTCAGAAAATCGAAACTTTACGGAAATACCAgtaatgatgataatattaatacCTCTGtggaaaataataataatgggGCTGATGATACATCCGTGGTTAATCCTGAAACATATTTGAAGAGTCCATCAATGAAGAGCCCATCAATGAAGGCAGCATTTTCTACTGAGAACGTTAACGCCTCTCCTCAAAGGCTATCCAGTGTTGTTACAACTTCACCAGGAAAAATTGTTAATGGAGCCTGCCCAATTTTCTTAAAAGTGGGGGACAAAATAAAGAAGTGTCATATTCAACTTCCCACCACAAAAAAAGCACTAAGGCTGCTCTTTGTTGAGAGATTTACTTATTCCCCTGGCGCAAATGCCTTCCCCGACATATACATAATGGACCCCCACTATGGAATATTCTATGAATTGGAGGAGCAAAACCTTCATGAGGTTAAAGCAGGGTTTGTTATTGAGCTGAagcttgaagaagattctACGAATAACATCAAGAATCTTTTTGACACAATTAAGGcagaaatatcaaaaagtCAAAATGATATAATAAGGCGcataaaagaaataaatgtTAGTTCAGGAACTGCTAATGAGCACAAAACTACACCACAACCAGGTCTTGACGTTGAAAACTCAAAAAGTACTATAGCAGACAAAAAGGATGACAAATCTGTCAAGGATATTCAGTATGAGCTGgggaaaataaaacaagtgcacaataacaatagaTCACATATCGACGAAACGATTATCAATATCTTAAAGAAAGTcgacaaattcaaatctttatCATTCTCCACCAAGAATTCTTCAAACAGAATATACATGGAAAAATCGCAAACTGAACTTGGCGATTTATCAGATACTCTTCTAAGTAGAGTAGATGATTTGCAAGATGTGATCGAAATCATGAGGAAAGATGTTGCTGAGCGTAGGTCACAGCCTgctaaaaagaaactagaAACTGTGTGTAGAGATCTAGATAACGCTCAAACTGATTTAGCAAGGCTACAAGAGTTTATCGATACTGAAAAACCACATTGGAAGAAAACTTGGGAAGCTGAGCTAGACAAGGTTTGTGAAGAGCAGCAATTTCTTACATTGCAAGAGGAACTGATTCTTGATTTAAACGAGGATTTAGGCAAAGCGTTGGAAACTTTTGATCTTATCAAGTTGTGTTGTGAGgagcaagaaaagaacccttcaagatcaaagaaCAATCCTATCTTGCCGATTATGAGACCTGGTACCTTCAGCCAGGTTAGAGAGCAAGTCATGGTGGCCGTTCAATCTTTAAATCCTGATCATGACGGTAGGGTTGAGGCTATTGATAAGGCTGAAAAGATGTGGCAGATGGAAAGAAAACTCAAGGCAAGTAAcgaatttgatgaagaactGGAAACCTTTGTAGGTAGTTCAAACCTAAAAAAGTCTGGAGGCTTTGAAGAAGTAGAAAGGATAAGGAAACAAAAGGATGAGGCAAATTTAAGAGCAAATTTTAAGCCCGGGTTTAGTTGA